One stretch of Malus domestica chromosome 14, GDT2T_hap1 DNA includes these proteins:
- the LOC103454558 gene encoding probable calcium-binding protein CML36 has protein sequence MKLIKISSKDLSPKRLFRSKKDRSSVSRSDPPSFGSGTDSSSSSSSDSIHKPGAGAGGIATPTSVLPEKSGDWSDFSADLDMAQAFKLIDRDNDGVVSRKELEALLSRLGNDPPSQEEVTLMLSEVDRDGNGSITLEALLNQVGPVSGPAADSELRDAFEVFDTDNDGKISAEELLRVFTAIGDERCTLEECRRMIDGVDKDGDGFVCFEEFVHMMELQR, from the coding sequence ATGAAGCTCATCAAAATTAGCTCCAAAGATCTCAGTCCGAAACGCCTCTTCCGGTCCAAGAAGGACCGGTCCTCCGTGTCCCGCTCCGATCCGCCGTCTTTCGGTTCCGGAACggattcttcctcctcctcttcctcagaCTCAATTCACAAGCCCGGAGCCGGAGCCGGCGGTATCGCCACGCCCACCAGCGTTTTGCCCGAAAAATCGGGTGACTGGTCCGATTTTTCGGCTGATCTCGACATGGCCCAAGCGTTTAAGCTTATAGACCGGGACAACGACGGAGTGGTGTCGAGGAAAGAACTCGAGGCGCTTCTGAGCCGGCTCGGGAACGACCCGCCGAGTCAAGAGGAGGTGACGTTGATGCTGAGCGAGGTGGACCGAGACGGCAACGGTTCGATAACCCTTGAGGCTTTATTGAACCAGGTCGGACCGGTGTCCGGTCCAGCTGCCGACTCGGAGCTTCGGGATGCGTTTGAAGTATTTGACACGGATAACGACGGCAAAATATCGGCGGAGGAACTTTTGAGGGTTTTCACGGCTATCGGGGACGAACGGTGCACGTTAGAGGAGTGCCGGCGTATGATAGACGGCGTAGATAAGGACGGGGATGGGTTCGTGTGCTTTGAGGAGTTTGTTCATATGATGGAACTGCAGAGATGA